One Microbacterium keratanolyticum DNA window includes the following coding sequences:
- a CDS encoding inorganic phosphate transporter, which yields METAALLVVLVIALALFFDFTNGFHDTANAMATPIATGALKPKVAVLLAAVLNLVGAFLSTEVAKTVSGGIVREDAIRQMGADVFVPIIFAGLIGAITWNMLTWLLGLPSSSSHALFGGLIGATLAGVGGMGIDFGVVLSKIILPALIAPLTAGVIAFIATKIAYSVTRRYDGKPDGRDGFRWGQIFTSSLVALAHGTNDAQKTMGIITLTLITVGWQSDAHHEPEFWVIAACAFTIALGTYLGGWRIIRTLGKGLTEVKPAQGFAAESSTSATILASSALGFALSTTQVASGSVIGSGLGRRGSTVRWRTAGRIGVGWLLTLPAAGAVGAIAALIAKHFGTLGIVIDAVIALTVIVGLYLRSRRDMVTSSNAMSDVAESGHVVELPDTPPPTNRQLRIEHAKAEARRRAEEREKAKAKKKAARKKQEKAETKAEPPATAESPATADATPSAATKEAEK from the coding sequence GTGGAAACCGCAGCCCTCCTCGTCGTGCTGGTGATTGCACTGGCACTGTTCTTCGACTTCACGAATGGCTTCCACGACACCGCGAACGCGATGGCCACGCCTATCGCCACCGGTGCCCTCAAGCCCAAGGTCGCCGTCCTCCTCGCCGCCGTCCTCAACCTGGTCGGAGCCTTCCTCTCCACCGAGGTCGCCAAGACCGTCTCCGGCGGCATCGTGCGAGAAGATGCGATCCGCCAGATGGGGGCCGATGTTTTCGTGCCGATCATCTTCGCGGGTCTGATCGGTGCGATCACCTGGAACATGCTCACCTGGCTTCTCGGCCTTCCCTCGAGCTCGTCGCACGCCCTGTTCGGCGGTCTGATCGGTGCGACGCTCGCCGGCGTCGGCGGCATGGGCATCGACTTCGGCGTCGTCCTCTCCAAGATCATCCTTCCTGCGCTCATCGCGCCTCTGACGGCGGGCGTCATCGCGTTCATCGCGACGAAGATCGCCTACTCGGTCACCCGTCGCTACGACGGCAAGCCCGATGGGCGTGACGGCTTCCGCTGGGGGCAGATCTTCACCTCCTCGCTCGTGGCTCTCGCGCACGGAACGAACGACGCGCAGAAGACCATGGGCATCATCACGCTCACCCTCATCACGGTCGGCTGGCAGTCGGACGCACACCACGAGCCCGAGTTCTGGGTCATCGCGGCGTGTGCGTTCACGATCGCTCTCGGTACCTACCTCGGCGGGTGGCGCATCATCCGCACGCTCGGAAAGGGCCTCACCGAGGTCAAGCCCGCGCAGGGCTTCGCGGCTGAGAGCTCGACGTCGGCCACGATCCTGGCCTCGAGCGCACTGGGCTTCGCGCTCTCGACCACCCAGGTCGCCTCTGGTTCTGTCATCGGCTCCGGCCTCGGGCGTCGTGGATCGACGGTGCGCTGGCGGACCGCCGGTCGCATCGGCGTCGGCTGGCTGCTGACGCTGCCTGCCGCCGGTGCTGTCGGTGCGATCGCGGCGCTGATCGCGAAGCACTTCGGCACTCTCGGCATCGTGATCGACGCTGTCATCGCGCTCACCGTCATCGTGGGTCTGTACCTGCGTTCGCGTCGAGACATGGTCACGTCCTCGAATGCGATGAGCGATGTCGCCGAATCCGGCCACGTGGTCGAGCTTCCGGACACCCCGCCGCCGACGAACCGTCAGCTGCGCATCGAGCACGCGAAGGCCGAGGCTCGTCGCCGCGCAGAAGAGCGGGAGAAGGCGAAGGCCAAGAAGAAGGCTGCCCGCAAGAAGCAGGAGAAGGCCGAGACGAAGGCGGAGCCGCCCGCGACGGCGGAGTCACCCGCGACAGCGGATGCGACGCCCAGCGCAGCCACGAAGGAGGCCGAGAAGTGA
- a CDS encoding S9 family peptidase has translation MTPDAPDTALSAPRADRRDTVRSHHGDDVIDGYEWLRAKEDADVIAHLEAENAYTDARTAHLAELRETLFGEIKSRVKESDLSVPTRRGDWWYYGRTVEGAQYGLQCRARVTDADDWTPPLLDAAQPVPGEQVLLDSNVEAEGHEFFSLGAFDVSDDATRLLWSTDVTGDERYTVRVRDLVTGETLSDEIADTAGAFFTPDGESVIYTTVDDAWRPDTLWLHRLGTPVADDVKLFHEPDERFWLGAGITRSRRYLVIGVGSNITSEDYLVDLDDLTAPPRVVWPRREGVEYSVDHTVIDGRDELLVLHNDGALDFELVRVAADAPQGERHVVIAHEAGRRLEDVDCFRDHTVVEYRREGISRVALLNPADGALDELSFDEPLYSAGLGGNPEWHSPFLRLGYSSFVTPGTVYDLELATRTLHLRKQQPVLGGYDAGDYDQARAWATADDGTRVPISLVWKRSYGAPGDTPRALHLYGYGSYEHSIDPGFSVARLSELDRGVIFAVAHVRGGGEMGRGWYESGKLQHKKNSFSDFVACARHLVDTGVTSPSQMVAEGGSAGGLLMGAVANLAPELFGGILASVPFVDALTSILDPSLPLTVIEWDEWGDPLHNAEVYAYMKSYSPYENVREDVTYPPILAVTSLNDTRVLYVEPAKWVARLREAGAEDVLFKCEMVAGHGGVSGRYNAWRERAFEQAWILDRLGLADA, from the coding sequence GTGACTCCAGACGCTCCCGACACCGCTCTTTCCGCCCCTCGCGCCGACCGCCGAGACACCGTCCGCAGCCACCATGGTGACGACGTCATCGACGGTTACGAATGGCTTCGTGCCAAAGAAGATGCCGATGTCATCGCGCACCTCGAGGCGGAGAACGCCTACACCGATGCGCGCACGGCGCACCTCGCAGAGCTCCGCGAGACGCTGTTCGGAGAGATCAAGTCGCGCGTCAAGGAGAGCGACCTTTCCGTTCCGACTCGACGCGGCGACTGGTGGTACTACGGCCGGACCGTCGAGGGCGCGCAGTACGGACTCCAGTGCCGCGCGCGGGTGACCGACGCGGATGACTGGACCCCACCCCTCCTCGACGCTGCGCAGCCGGTTCCCGGCGAGCAGGTGCTGCTCGACAGCAACGTCGAGGCCGAAGGCCACGAGTTCTTCTCGCTCGGCGCGTTCGATGTGTCGGATGACGCGACGCGACTGCTCTGGTCGACGGACGTCACCGGTGACGAGCGCTACACGGTACGTGTGCGCGATCTGGTCACCGGTGAGACGCTGAGCGACGAGATCGCGGATACCGCGGGCGCCTTTTTCACACCCGATGGCGAATCCGTCATCTACACGACCGTGGATGACGCCTGGCGTCCCGACACGCTCTGGCTGCACCGCCTCGGCACCCCGGTCGCAGATGATGTGAAGCTCTTCCACGAGCCCGACGAGCGCTTCTGGCTCGGTGCGGGGATCACCCGCAGCCGTCGGTACCTCGTGATCGGCGTCGGTTCCAACATCACCTCCGAGGACTACCTGGTCGACCTCGACGACCTCACGGCCCCGCCCCGTGTCGTGTGGCCGCGCCGCGAAGGTGTCGAATACTCGGTCGACCACACGGTCATCGACGGACGCGATGAACTGCTGGTCCTGCACAACGACGGCGCCCTGGACTTCGAGCTGGTGCGCGTGGCGGCCGACGCCCCGCAGGGTGAGCGGCACGTCGTGATCGCACACGAAGCAGGCCGCCGACTGGAAGACGTGGACTGCTTCCGTGACCACACGGTCGTCGAGTACCGCCGTGAGGGCATCAGCCGCGTGGCTCTGCTGAACCCCGCAGACGGCGCACTCGACGAACTGTCCTTCGACGAGCCGCTCTACTCCGCGGGCCTCGGCGGCAATCCGGAGTGGCACTCCCCCTTCCTGCGTCTCGGCTACTCGTCGTTCGTCACCCCCGGCACCGTCTACGACCTGGAGCTCGCGACCCGCACCCTGCATCTGCGCAAGCAGCAGCCGGTGCTGGGCGGCTACGACGCCGGCGACTACGACCAGGCCCGAGCCTGGGCGACGGCGGATGACGGCACACGCGTGCCGATCTCCCTGGTCTGGAAGCGCTCATACGGCGCCCCGGGCGACACACCCCGAGCACTCCACCTCTACGGCTACGGCTCGTACGAGCACTCGATCGACCCCGGTTTCTCCGTCGCCCGACTCTCCGAGCTGGACCGCGGTGTCATCTTCGCCGTCGCGCACGTCCGCGGCGGCGGCGAGATGGGACGCGGATGGTACGAATCGGGCAAGCTTCAGCACAAGAAGAACTCCTTCTCGGACTTCGTCGCGTGCGCACGGCACCTGGTCGACACCGGGGTGACCTCGCCGTCGCAGATGGTCGCGGAAGGCGGGAGCGCGGGTGGCCTCCTCATGGGTGCCGTCGCGAACCTCGCCCCGGAGCTGTTCGGCGGCATCCTGGCATCCGTTCCGTTCGTCGACGCACTGACCTCGATCCTCGACCCCTCGCTCCCTCTGACGGTCATCGAATGGGATGAGTGGGGCGACCCGCTGCACAATGCAGAGGTCTACGCGTACATGAAGTCGTACTCCCCGTACGAGAACGTCCGCGAAGATGTCACGTATCCCCCGATCCTCGCGGTCACCTCCCTCAACGACACCCGAGTGCTCTACGTCGAGCCGGCCAAGTGGGTCGCCCGGCTGCGCGAAGCCGGCGCTGAGGATGTGCTCTTCAAGTGCGAGATGGTCGCCGGGCACGGCGGCGTCAGTGGGCGATACAACGCGTGGCGCGAGCGCGCCTTCGAACAGGCGTGGATCCTCGACCGTCTCGGGCTCGCCGACGCCTGA
- a CDS encoding ATP-dependent 6-phosphofructokinase encodes MKIGILTSGGDCPGLNAVIRGVVLKGTETYDLEFVGIRDGWRGVVEGDFFPLTRHEVKGLSKVGGTILGTSRTNPYEGERGGAENIAKTLADHGIDGIIAIGGEGTLAAANRLANDGINVLGVPKTIDNDLKATDYSFGFDTAVNIATDAMDRLRTTGDSHQRCMVAEVMGRHVGWIALHAGMAAGAHAICIPEVPMSIEEICELVSSANARGRAPLVVVSEGFTLSGMDEAYSDKGLDAFNRPRLGGISEILAPEIERITGIETRSTVLGHIQRGGSPSGFDRVLATRLGLHAADAIVDQAWGEMVSLRGTEIVRVPLADALIELNTVPRSRYDEAAALFG; translated from the coding sequence ATGAAGATCGGCATCCTCACCAGCGGCGGCGACTGCCCCGGCCTCAACGCGGTCATCCGCGGCGTCGTGCTCAAGGGCACCGAAACGTACGACCTCGAGTTCGTCGGCATCCGCGACGGATGGCGTGGCGTCGTCGAAGGTGATTTCTTCCCGCTCACGCGCCACGAGGTGAAGGGGCTCTCCAAGGTCGGCGGAACCATCCTCGGCACGAGCCGCACCAATCCCTATGAGGGTGAGCGGGGCGGCGCTGAGAACATCGCCAAGACGCTGGCGGATCACGGCATCGACGGGATCATCGCGATCGGCGGTGAGGGCACGCTCGCTGCCGCGAACCGCCTTGCGAACGACGGCATCAACGTCCTCGGGGTTCCGAAGACGATCGACAACGACCTCAAGGCGACGGACTACTCCTTCGGCTTCGACACCGCGGTGAACATCGCGACGGACGCGATGGATCGTCTGCGCACGACCGGTGACTCGCACCAGCGCTGCATGGTGGCCGAGGTCATGGGTCGTCACGTGGGCTGGATCGCCCTGCACGCCGGAATGGCCGCAGGCGCTCACGCGATCTGCATCCCTGAGGTGCCGATGTCGATCGAAGAGATCTGCGAGCTCGTCTCCAGCGCGAATGCACGGGGACGCGCGCCGCTCGTCGTCGTCTCCGAGGGATTCACCCTCTCCGGCATGGATGAGGCATACAGCGACAAGGGCCTCGACGCCTTCAACCGTCCGCGTCTCGGCGGTATCAGCGAGATCCTGGCTCCCGAGATCGAGCGCATCACGGGGATCGAGACGCGCTCGACCGTCCTCGGACACATCCAGCGCGGCGGCTCGCCCTCCGGATTCGACCGTGTGCTGGCGACCCGACTCGGGTTGCACGCCGCCGATGCCATCGTCGACCAAGCATGGGGTGAGATGGTCTCCCTGCGCGGAACCGAGATCGTCCGGGTTCCGCTCGCAGACGCTCTGATCGAGCTGAACACGGTTCCGCGCAGCCGTTACGACGAAGCGGCGGCACTCTTCGGCTGA
- a CDS encoding DEAD/DEAH box helicase — translation MPTTAPARRKKTSRRDDEAPLIPILARKVREIEAKSQRGKLGPTNRVKFQVIAFLVREERARVKADATIADAARAELLKRLDGVATILAKTAARDTSLIQLLEADQATSPVAKRMRRDWLLESGAELAPEELIITDIAPVAAPVVPAAIAERQVIPPSIEARQLANPFLAPDLTPRATSTPRRRLDGWELMSPLYKAFETGAGGAAASMELPPVPEYDHISPKGLEVMVHQSRFLESVRAGHRTFLLADEPGLGKTAQSVLAASVANAYPLLVVVPNVVKMNWAREVERWTPQRRATVIQGDGDDIDAFADVFIVNYEILDRHLSWLSAIGLRGMVVDEAHFIKNLSSQRSQNVLALASRVRESTPGGNPLLMALTGTPLINDVEDFDAIWRFLGWTTGDKPAPKLMEKLDATGLTPADKAFYPEARDAVISMGIVRRKKKDVAADLPDKLIADLPVQLDDEFGRSIRQAERELGERLAAKYRRIIDARGDRGLAPGEIDDDIVRLVALNELEESKAAGTGGDNVFTMVRKIGQAKAQLAADYAVQLQRSVGKVVFFAKHIDVMDQAEAHFAASGIRAVSIRGDQSTTVRQQAIDDFNGDPAVGIAVCSLTAAGVGLNLQAASNVVLAELSWTAAEQTQAIDRVHRIGQDEPVTAWRIIAAHTIDTKIAELIDQKQGLAARALDGETLDVVAGEPVQLAALMHLLRQALGADA, via the coding sequence ATGCCGACCACGGCCCCAGCCCGGCGCAAGAAGACGTCACGTCGTGACGATGAGGCGCCGCTGATTCCGATCCTCGCCCGCAAGGTGCGTGAGATCGAAGCAAAGTCCCAGCGCGGAAAGCTCGGACCCACCAATCGTGTCAAGTTCCAGGTCATCGCGTTCCTGGTGCGGGAGGAGCGTGCGCGGGTCAAGGCCGACGCGACCATCGCCGACGCCGCGCGCGCCGAGCTGCTCAAGCGCCTCGACGGCGTTGCAACGATCCTCGCGAAGACCGCGGCGCGCGATACCTCGCTGATCCAGCTGCTGGAAGCCGACCAGGCCACGAGTCCGGTCGCCAAGCGGATGCGACGCGACTGGCTGCTCGAATCCGGTGCCGAGCTCGCGCCGGAAGAGCTCATCATCACCGACATCGCCCCCGTCGCGGCGCCCGTGGTGCCGGCGGCCATCGCCGAGCGTCAGGTCATCCCGCCGTCGATCGAGGCCCGCCAGCTCGCCAACCCGTTCCTCGCGCCCGACCTGACGCCCCGTGCGACGAGCACGCCGCGACGTCGGCTCGATGGCTGGGAGCTCATGAGCCCGCTGTACAAGGCGTTCGAGACGGGGGCCGGAGGTGCCGCCGCCTCGATGGAGCTGCCGCCGGTTCCCGAGTACGACCACATCTCGCCCAAGGGGCTCGAGGTCATGGTGCACCAGTCGCGCTTCCTCGAGTCCGTGCGCGCCGGCCACCGCACCTTCCTGCTCGCGGACGAGCCCGGTCTCGGAAAGACCGCACAGTCGGTGCTCGCGGCATCCGTCGCCAACGCCTACCCGCTGCTCGTCGTCGTCCCCAACGTCGTGAAGATGAACTGGGCGCGCGAGGTCGAGCGCTGGACGCCCCAGCGCCGGGCCACCGTCATCCAGGGTGACGGGGATGACATCGATGCCTTCGCGGACGTTTTCATCGTCAACTACGAGATCCTCGACCGCCACCTGTCGTGGCTGAGTGCGATCGGCCTGCGGGGGATGGTCGTCGATGAGGCGCACTTCATCAAGAACCTCAGCTCGCAGCGTTCGCAGAACGTGCTCGCCCTCGCGTCCCGCGTCCGCGAGTCGACGCCCGGCGGAAACCCGCTGCTCATGGCGCTCACCGGCACCCCGCTGATCAACGACGTCGAGGACTTCGATGCGATCTGGCGGTTCCTGGGCTGGACGACGGGCGACAAGCCCGCGCCGAAGCTGATGGAGAAGCTCGACGCCACGGGGCTCACCCCGGCTGACAAGGCGTTCTATCCCGAGGCGCGCGACGCGGTCATCTCGATGGGCATCGTGCGGCGAAAGAAGAAGGACGTCGCCGCCGACCTCCCGGACAAGCTCATCGCAGACCTGCCGGTGCAGTTGGACGATGAGTTCGGGCGCAGCATCCGTCAGGCGGAGCGTGAGCTCGGAGAGCGCCTGGCAGCGAAGTACCGCCGCATCATCGACGCGCGCGGCGATCGAGGCCTCGCTCCTGGCGAGATCGACGACGACATCGTGCGTCTTGTCGCCCTCAACGAGCTCGAAGAGTCCAAGGCCGCCGGAACGGGCGGAGACAACGTCTTCACGATGGTCCGCAAGATCGGTCAGGCCAAGGCGCAGCTCGCCGCCGACTATGCGGTGCAGCTGCAGCGTTCGGTCGGCAAGGTCGTCTTCTTCGCCAAGCACATCGACGTCATGGATCAGGCGGAGGCGCACTTCGCGGCTTCCGGTATCCGCGCGGTCTCGATCCGCGGCGACCAGAGCACGACCGTCCGCCAGCAGGCGATCGACGACTTCAACGGCGACCCCGCCGTCGGCATCGCGGTGTGCTCCCTGACCGCGGCGGGCGTCGGGCTCAACCTGCAGGCCGCCTCCAACGTGGTCCTCGCGGAGCTCAGCTGGACCGCCGCAGAGCAGACGCAGGCGATCGACCGCGTGCACCGCATCGGTCAGGACGAGCCGGTGACGGCGTGGCGCATCATCGCCGCGCACACGATCGACACCAAGATCGCCGAGCTCATCGATCAGAAGCAGGGGCTCGCAGCCCGTGCGCTCGACGGCGAGACGCTGGATGTCGTCGCGGGCGAGCCCGTGCAGCTTGCGGCTCTCATGCACCTGCTTCGTCAGGCGCTCGGCGCAGACGCGTAA
- a CDS encoding bifunctional riboflavin kinase/FAD synthetase, which produces MIVFRDPSEIPADFGRTVVAIGKFDGVHAGHRAIVERAKEDAAQLGHKTVAVTFDRNPLSILRPDRCPDNVVTVDRKLELLEATGIDAVLVLTFDEQLAERSAEDFVRALLVDALHVSTVLVGRDFRFGKGGAGTPALLVELGAEYDFTVDIVEDVFLQGTDRRVSSTWIRELLAAGDVALAAAVLGRPVSVRGEVVHGFKRGRELGFPTANLPEVLDDMIPADGIYAGWLVDHTDDVRYPAAISVGVNPTFDDVHARQVEAHVIDETSLDLYGHSVTVEFTHRLRGMTAFAGIEALKESIASDVVQARTLLADAADRDAAAR; this is translated from the coding sequence GGGCGATCGTCGAGCGCGCCAAGGAAGACGCCGCGCAGCTCGGGCACAAGACGGTCGCCGTGACGTTCGACCGCAACCCGCTCAGCATCCTGCGCCCGGACCGCTGCCCCGACAACGTCGTAACTGTCGATCGCAAGCTCGAACTTCTGGAAGCGACCGGGATCGACGCCGTGCTCGTGCTCACCTTCGATGAGCAGCTCGCGGAGCGCAGCGCCGAGGACTTCGTGCGCGCACTGCTCGTGGACGCTCTGCACGTGTCGACGGTGCTGGTCGGCCGGGACTTCCGATTCGGCAAGGGCGGCGCGGGCACGCCCGCCTTGCTCGTCGAACTGGGCGCCGAGTACGACTTCACGGTCGACATCGTCGAGGACGTGTTCCTGCAGGGAACTGACCGTCGCGTCTCCTCGACGTGGATTCGCGAACTCCTCGCCGCGGGCGATGTGGCGCTCGCGGCCGCTGTGCTCGGCCGTCCGGTCAGTGTGCGCGGTGAGGTCGTGCACGGATTCAAGCGCGGGCGCGAACTCGGCTTCCCGACGGCGAACCTGCCAGAGGTGCTCGACGACATGATCCCCGCTGACGGGATCTACGCGGGCTGGCTCGTCGATCACACCGACGATGTGCGCTATCCGGCGGCGATCTCCGTCGGCGTCAATCCGACCTTCGACGACGTGCACGCCCGCCAGGTCGAGGCGCACGTGATCGATGAGACGAGTCTCGACCTCTATGGGCATTCCGTCACCGTCGAGTTCACCCATCGCCTGCGTGGCATGACCGCCTTCGCGGGGATCGAAGCGCTCAAAGAGAGCATCGCAAGCGATGTCGTGCAGGCGCGAACTCTGCTCGCGGATGCGGCAGACCGCGACGCCGCCGCGCGGTGA